In a single window of the Terriglobus roseus genome:
- a CDS encoding cohesin domain-containing protein, protein MQKMGNGGEIQGHGRSLCHGLPRGLLRSGVTAILVLSLAAVSVPAGHTQSANAWSKRGADAEVREDWDAAFEAYRQAHLLKPADLRYKTHFERARFSAAAAHVDRGRVLRQSGDMRGALTEFERALAIDGGNQSAQQEITVTERQLSDAPTSSLDLPVPAGPAPELASISEPLKLKPVSSNPLTLHMVEDTKVLYQAIGKEAGLNVIFDPDYTSRRIALDLNNVSLSDALRILGTQAGTFYKPVTANTIFVAQNTQTKRNDLASVAVQTFYLSNAATQADQNELLTALRNVLDQNVKIFLVPSQNAIVMRATPDQLMLTQELLNNLDRPHSEVVVDVAVLEVNRDRARNLGVTLPQSFSITPQVANSTTSSSTSTTTTSTTSTTTSPTLNTLAHLTGANFAVSLGTATVNALLTDNDTRVLQNPRIRATDGQRAQLKIGQRIPVATGSYSSGASTSVVSSLVNTQFQYLDVGVNIDMTPTVHQDREITLKMVLEISSQNGNVTISGVTEPIIAQRKVEQTIQLKEGEPSILAGILTRSESDSISGTPGLASIPGLKRLFSSNSRDRTQDEVVFLLIPHIVREPLVTRMNTRAIDTGTGQSIELRHDAMSEVLATDTSASTSTGAFQQQRGLGNVAAPGSSQLSAAQAASAMIGQVGNENSPASQRAMQALAASGSPNNAAAAAAQAIPAAGAPVNFSITPPQATQAVGATFQMAVTASGAKDMYSVPLQVQFNPALLSLVNVDSGEFLGRDGQSVAIVHRDEGNGMVTISISRPPAVRGVDGQGSVCVLTFKATATGDSQVSLVKVGAKDSKQTNMPAVGGAATVHIR, encoded by the coding sequence ATGCAAAAAATGGGAAACGGCGGCGAGATCCAGGGGCACGGACGCAGCCTTTGCCATGGTTTGCCTCGCGGCCTTCTCCGCTCGGGCGTAACCGCAATCCTTGTGCTGTCACTGGCGGCTGTGAGCGTCCCTGCGGGCCATACACAGTCCGCTAACGCCTGGTCCAAGCGCGGTGCCGATGCTGAAGTTCGGGAAGACTGGGATGCGGCGTTCGAGGCCTATCGCCAGGCCCACCTGCTTAAGCCGGCCGACCTTCGCTACAAGACACATTTTGAACGGGCCCGCTTTTCCGCGGCTGCTGCCCACGTCGATCGCGGTCGGGTTCTGCGGCAGAGTGGCGACATGCGCGGCGCGCTGACCGAGTTCGAACGCGCTTTGGCCATCGACGGCGGCAACCAGTCCGCGCAGCAGGAGATCACCGTCACGGAGCGGCAGCTGTCGGATGCGCCGACCAGCAGCCTCGACCTGCCGGTTCCTGCCGGCCCTGCCCCGGAACTGGCTTCCATCTCCGAACCGCTGAAGCTCAAGCCTGTTTCCAGCAATCCTCTGACGCTGCACATGGTGGAAGACACCAAGGTCCTGTACCAGGCGATCGGCAAGGAAGCCGGCCTGAACGTGATCTTCGATCCGGACTATACTTCGCGCCGGATCGCGCTCGATCTGAATAATGTTTCGCTTTCGGACGCATTGCGTATTCTGGGCACGCAGGCAGGTACCTTTTACAAGCCGGTGACGGCGAACACTATCTTTGTTGCGCAGAACACGCAGACCAAGCGCAACGATCTGGCGTCCGTTGCAGTGCAGACGTTTTATCTGTCCAACGCAGCCACACAGGCCGACCAGAACGAACTGCTGACGGCGCTCCGTAACGTGCTCGATCAGAACGTCAAGATCTTTCTTGTGCCCAGCCAGAACGCCATCGTGATGCGCGCGACGCCGGACCAACTGATGCTGACGCAGGAGCTTCTGAATAATCTGGATCGTCCCCACAGTGAAGTCGTAGTCGACGTCGCCGTGCTGGAAGTGAATCGTGACCGTGCGCGCAACCTGGGTGTGACCCTGCCGCAGAGTTTCTCCATCACGCCGCAGGTCGCGAACTCCACCACATCGTCTTCGACCAGCACCACAACCACCAGCACGACCAGCACCACGACGTCTCCCACGCTGAACACGCTCGCGCACCTTACTGGCGCGAACTTTGCCGTGTCATTGGGAACCGCCACGGTCAATGCGCTGCTGACGGATAACGACACACGCGTGTTGCAGAATCCGCGCATTCGCGCGACCGACGGCCAGCGCGCCCAGCTAAAGATCGGCCAGCGTATCCCGGTGGCGACCGGATCGTACTCGTCCGGCGCCTCAACGTCGGTTGTCTCGTCGTTGGTCAATACGCAGTTCCAATACCTTGACGTCGGTGTGAACATCGACATGACGCCAACAGTGCACCAGGACCGCGAGATCACGTTGAAGATGGTGCTTGAGATCTCAAGCCAGAACGGCAATGTCACCATCTCGGGCGTTACGGAACCCATCATTGCGCAGCGCAAGGTAGAGCAGACCATCCAGCTGAAGGAAGGCGAGCCGAGCATCCTGGCCGGCATCCTGACACGGTCAGAGTCGGACTCCATCTCCGGCACGCCTGGTCTTGCGAGCATTCCCGGACTCAAGCGGTTGTTCTCTTCCAACAGCCGTGATCGAACGCAGGATGAGGTCGTCTTCCTGTTGATTCCGCACATCGTGCGCGAGCCGCTGGTGACCCGCATGAACACCCGCGCCATCGATACGGGCACGGGGCAGAGCATTGAGCTGCGCCACGACGCGATGTCCGAAGTACTGGCAACCGATACTTCCGCCAGTACCTCAACCGGCGCTTTCCAGCAGCAGCGCGGCCTCGGCAATGTCGCTGCTCCTGGGAGTTCTCAGCTCTCTGCTGCGCAGGCTGCATCCGCGATGATCGGTCAAGTGGGGAATGAGAACTCGCCGGCATCGCAGCGAGCCATGCAGGCTCTTGCGGCCAGTGGTTCGCCAAACAATGCTGCCGCGGCCGCCGCGCAGGCCATCCCGGCTGCCGGTGCGCCGGTCAACTTCAGCATTACGCCGCCACAAGCCACGCAGGCCGTGGGCGCCACCTTCCAGATGGCGGTGACCGCCAGCGGAGCCAAGGACATGTACTCCGTGCCGCTGCAGGTGCAGTTCAACCCGGCACTGCTGTCGCTGGTCAACGTAGACTCCGGTGAGTTCCTCGGTCGTGACGGCCAGTCGGTTGCAATTGTCCATCGTGATGAGGGCAACGGTATGGTGACCATCTCCATTTCGCGTCCACCTGCAGTGCGTGGCGTCGATGGCCAGGGCTCCGTCTGCGTGCTCACGTTCAAGGCGACTGCTACGGGTGACTCGCAGGTGTCGCTGGTGAAGGTGGGCGCGAAGGACAGCAAGCAAACGAATATGCCTGCCGTTGGCGGCGCCGCTACCGTGCACATCCGCTAA
- the yihA gene encoding ribosome biogenesis GTP-binding protein YihA/YsxC: MRLRAQFLLSAFAPEHFPSTVKTGGVPEIAFLGRSNVGKSSLINALLGEGQARVSSTPGRTRSINFFAMHEVLNSGTMRPMPALILADLPGYGYAKISKSISSEWSSFVDPYLADRETLALSCCLVDTNIPPQESDAQMIRYMQLHRQPFVVVGTKSDKLSNNTLANSLATLKREHGVGEIIAVAAKEGKNGRGMKELWARIEAARVGTPDED; this comes from the coding sequence ATGCGTCTTCGCGCCCAATTTCTGCTGTCGGCCTTCGCGCCCGAGCACTTCCCTTCCACGGTCAAGACCGGCGGTGTCCCCGAGATCGCCTTCCTTGGTCGATCCAACGTCGGCAAATCGAGCCTGATCAATGCGCTGCTGGGCGAAGGTCAGGCACGCGTCTCATCCACGCCGGGCCGTACACGTTCCATCAACTTTTTCGCAATGCATGAGGTGCTCAACTCCGGCACCATGCGCCCCATGCCGGCACTGATCCTTGCCGATCTGCCGGGTTATGGCTATGCGAAGATCTCAAAGTCCATCTCGTCCGAATGGTCGAGCTTCGTGGATCCTTACCTTGCGGACCGGGAGACTCTTGCGTTGAGCTGCTGCCTGGTGGATACCAACATCCCGCCGCAGGAGAGCGACGCACAGATGATCAGGTACATGCAGCTGCATCGTCAGCCGTTCGTGGTCGTCGGCACCAAGAGCGACAAGCTCTCGAACAACACACTTGCCAACTCCCTTGCAACGTTAAAGCGTGAGCACGGTGTGGGAGAGATCATTGCCGTCGCTGCGAAAGAAGGCAAGAACGGCCGCGGCATGAAGGAACTCTGGGCCCGCATCGAAGCCGCCCGCGTCGGCACCCCGGACGAGGACTAG
- a CDS encoding leucyl aminopeptidase: MSTQLLFADADSFVTPLLTVFAVDIASGTDANPLPTLLTTSDVLSDAASTVLASGEFKAARGETLLLHRPEGLKADRLLIVGLGNVKKLSPDELRIGSGTAVRFAKSKSIRSVAILFPEDRALSDEHLESLDCMPSARSLVEGALLADFDPDTYRSDRKDRSMEGITILAPAQQKVTQDEIREGHTEGMIFAAAQNFTRSLVNEPGNVLTPTELGKRTATMCRAAGLSCEVHSTAKLKELGMGAFLGVAQGSAEPPALIVMRYTPAQPAPGGKIAALVGKGITFDTGGISIKPADGMDKMKYDMAGAGAMIGAMQAIAALKPRIEVISVICSAENMPSGTAYKPGDVLTAMSGKTIEIMNTDAEGRLVLADGLHYAKTLGATHLIDAATLTGAVVVALGKLNSGLFSNDEETCAHFHQAARTAGEHFWRMPCTDDYRELIKSSIADIMNTGRDRWGGSITAAMFLKEFVGETPWVHLDIAGQAWIDEHHTEIAKGPSGVAVRSIVEWVRALAA, from the coding sequence ATGAGTACACAGCTTCTTTTCGCGGATGCAGATTCGTTTGTCACGCCCCTGCTCACCGTCTTTGCAGTTGATATTGCCTCGGGTACAGACGCCAACCCGCTTCCGACTCTGCTGACCACCTCGGACGTCTTGAGCGACGCAGCCAGCACGGTGCTCGCATCCGGCGAGTTCAAAGCCGCCCGGGGAGAGACATTGCTGCTGCACCGTCCGGAAGGCCTCAAGGCTGATCGCCTGCTGATCGTTGGCCTGGGTAACGTGAAGAAACTTTCACCCGACGAGTTGCGAATAGGCTCCGGCACTGCGGTTCGTTTCGCGAAATCAAAATCAATCCGCAGCGTCGCCATTCTCTTCCCGGAAGACCGCGCGCTCTCCGATGAGCACCTGGAGAGCCTGGACTGTATGCCGTCGGCGCGTTCGCTGGTTGAGGGCGCGCTCCTGGCCGACTTTGACCCCGACACCTACCGCAGCGACCGCAAGGATCGCAGCATGGAAGGCATCACAATCCTTGCTCCGGCGCAACAGAAGGTGACGCAGGACGAGATCCGCGAAGGCCACACCGAAGGCATGATTTTCGCTGCGGCGCAGAACTTCACGCGATCGCTGGTCAACGAACCTGGCAACGTACTGACGCCGACCGAGCTCGGGAAGCGCACAGCCACGATGTGCCGGGCAGCCGGCCTATCCTGTGAGGTCCACAGCACTGCCAAACTTAAAGAACTCGGCATGGGCGCATTCCTCGGTGTTGCCCAAGGTTCGGCGGAGCCGCCGGCACTCATCGTGATGCGGTACACACCTGCGCAGCCAGCGCCCGGCGGCAAGATCGCCGCACTAGTCGGCAAGGGCATCACGTTCGACACAGGCGGCATCTCCATCAAACCGGCTGACGGCATGGACAAGATGAAGTACGACATGGCCGGCGCCGGAGCCATGATCGGCGCCATGCAGGCCATCGCAGCCCTCAAGCCGAGGATTGAAGTCATCAGCGTAATTTGCTCGGCTGAGAACATGCCAAGCGGCACGGCGTACAAGCCTGGCGACGTTCTGACCGCAATGTCCGGCAAGACCATCGAAATCATGAACACCGATGCCGAGGGCAGGCTAGTGTTGGCCGACGGTCTGCACTACGCCAAGACGCTTGGCGCGACTCATCTGATCGACGCCGCTACGCTCACGGGCGCCGTGGTGGTTGCGCTGGGCAAGCTGAACTCGGGACTCTTCTCGAACGATGAGGAGACATGCGCTCACTTTCACCAGGCCGCACGTACCGCCGGGGAACACTTCTGGCGAATGCCCTGCACGGATGACTATCGCGAACTCATCAAGAGCAGTATTGCGGACATCATGAACACCGGCAGGGATCGCTGGGGCGGAAGCATCACTGCAGCCATGTTCCTGAAAGAGTTCGTGGGAGAGACCCCGTGGGTTCACCTCGACATCGCCGGCCAGGCGTGGATCGACGAGCATCACACCGAAATTGCGAAAGGCCCGAGCGGCGTCGCCGTGCGTTCCATCGTGGAATGGGTAAGAGCGCTGGCTGCATGA
- a CDS encoding alpha-amylase domain-containing protein, producing the protein MQCDPAVQTGVTTNMAVMMQGFYWDCAKDEDKLGEWWNYVAGEIPKLGKQGVGFDSIWLPPISKGADKGTMGYDPYDYFDLGDFEQKGQLKTSFGNRAELEKLIGIIHENGMGAIADMVINHNSGADAEEENPLDGEKRWTKFTPASGKFARNWDCFHPSRYEKVMMEGEQFAGFPHLCHRNPKVYGAMYDYARMIIEDLDFDGFRFDFVKGFGAWMIGLLAKYEYQKKNNPNFSPFVVGEYWSGPEDIGDWLDSVSKLTDSQIAAFDFPLRYKLKDVCDTPNYDLRNLTDGNSVSAARPFNAVTFTENHDMGGNEVVNDKMLGYSFILTQDGYPCVFWKDYYNFGLARPGTPNGIDALVKAHHEHAGGESCILHADPDLYISQRGGNEGQSGLIYVLNNLGNQWSGTTVTTKWPNTRFVPVAWDGKDEAHPDERGTDAEGKGEFPAPPRGYCVYAPVFE; encoded by the coding sequence ATGCAGTGCGACCCAGCTGTGCAGACCGGAGTAACAACGAACATGGCAGTGATGATGCAGGGCTTTTACTGGGATTGTGCCAAGGATGAAGACAAGCTGGGCGAGTGGTGGAACTATGTCGCGGGTGAAATTCCCAAGCTTGGCAAGCAGGGTGTCGGATTCGATTCCATCTGGCTTCCCCCGATCAGCAAGGGCGCTGACAAGGGAACTATGGGCTATGACCCCTATGACTATTTCGACCTGGGCGACTTCGAGCAGAAGGGTCAATTAAAGACCAGCTTCGGCAATCGCGCTGAGTTGGAAAAGCTGATCGGCATCATTCACGAGAATGGCATGGGCGCCATCGCGGACATGGTCATTAATCACAACAGCGGCGCCGATGCGGAAGAAGAGAACCCTCTTGACGGCGAGAAGCGCTGGACTAAGTTCACGCCCGCCAGCGGAAAATTTGCTCGTAACTGGGACTGCTTTCACCCGTCGCGTTACGAGAAGGTCATGATGGAAGGCGAGCAGTTCGCCGGCTTCCCCCATCTCTGCCATCGCAACCCCAAGGTCTACGGCGCAATGTATGACTATGCCCGCATGATTATTGAGGATCTCGACTTCGACGGATTCCGTTTTGATTTCGTAAAGGGCTTTGGCGCGTGGATGATTGGCCTGCTGGCCAAGTACGAATATCAGAAGAAAAACAATCCTAATTTCTCCCCGTTTGTCGTGGGCGAGTACTGGAGCGGACCGGAAGACATTGGCGACTGGCTGGATTCGGTAAGTAAACTAACCGATTCGCAGATCGCAGCATTTGATTTTCCGCTGCGCTACAAGCTGAAGGATGTCTGCGACACGCCGAATTACGATCTGCGGAACCTGACCGACGGTAACTCCGTCTCTGCAGCGCGGCCCTTCAATGCGGTGACGTTTACCGAAAACCACGACATGGGTGGTAACGAAGTCGTGAATGACAAGATGCTCGGATACTCGTTCATCCTGACGCAGGACGGTTACCCCTGCGTCTTCTGGAAGGACTATTACAACTTCGGCCTGGCGCGACCAGGTACTCCCAACGGTATCGATGCGCTGGTAAAGGCGCACCATGAGCACGCCGGTGGCGAAAGCTGCATCCTGCACGCCGATCCGGATCTCTACATCTCGCAGCGCGGCGGCAACGAGGGACAGAGCGGCCTGATCTATGTCCTGAACAACCTTGGCAACCAGTGGAGCGGCACCACCGTGACCACCAAGTGGCCTAATACCCGCTTTGTCCCCGTCGCATGGGATGGTAAGGACGAGGCACACCCCGACGAACGCGGCACAGACGCCGAGGGCAAGGGTGAGTTCCCTGCTCCGCCCCGCGGCTACTGCGTCTATGCGCCGGTGTTTGAATAA
- the smpB gene encoding SsrA-binding protein SmpB has translation MAHSPTATQQNPSKKPKERDAVAVGTRDAAYNRQAGHNYFLTDRWECGVALRGTEVKSIREGKANLRDAYGLVKDGEAFLLNAHIGAFSHGNTMNHEETRTRKLLLHKEELRRLSVKTKEKGYTLIPTRLYFKNGRVKCELALAKGKQDWDKRETERKHEADKEAKSAIARSQRR, from the coding sequence ATGGCACACAGTCCCACGGCGACGCAGCAGAACCCTTCAAAGAAGCCGAAGGAGCGCGACGCCGTTGCAGTCGGCACCCGCGACGCCGCGTACAACCGGCAGGCCGGGCATAACTACTTCCTGACCGATCGTTGGGAGTGCGGCGTTGCGCTGCGCGGCACAGAGGTCAAAAGCATCCGGGAAGGCAAGGCAAATCTGCGCGATGCCTACGGCCTGGTCAAGGACGGCGAGGCGTTCCTTCTCAATGCGCACATCGGCGCCTTCTCCCATGGCAACACCATGAATCATGAGGAGACACGGACACGGAAGTTGCTGCTGCATAAGGAAGAGTTGCGGCGGTTGTCCGTCAAGACGAAGGAGAAGGGCTACACGCTCATCCCCACGCGGCTGTACTTCAAGAACGGTCGCGTGAAGTGCGAGCTGGCATTGGCCAAGGGTAAGCAGGACTGGGACAAGCGCGAAACCGAACGCAAGCACGAGGCGGACAAGGAAGCCAAGTCTGCCATTGCGCGCAGTCAGCGCCGCTAG
- a CDS encoding type II secretion system protein, whose amino-acid sequence MTTNNTSRRTLTQRPATPFSGNESGFTMLELIVVMMIIGVLAAMAIPAFTHHLKVAREAVLREDLHVMRQAIDSYTVDKQKAPQSLDELVTSGYLKTMPMDPMTHRTDTWTGDRSDQYQNVDETATGINDVHSGAQQLSTDGSLYTTW is encoded by the coding sequence ATGACGACCAACAATACATCCCGGCGCACGCTCACGCAGAGGCCTGCGACCCCGTTTTCCGGCAATGAGAGCGGCTTTACGATGCTGGAACTGATCGTCGTGATGATGATCATCGGCGTACTTGCTGCCATGGCAATTCCGGCATTCACACATCACCTGAAGGTAGCGCGCGAGGCTGTGCTTCGCGAAGATCTGCATGTCATGCGGCAGGCCATCGACAGTTACACCGTGGACAAGCAGAAGGCGCCGCAGTCGCTGGACGAACTGGTGACCTCGGGCTATCTGAAGACGATGCCCATGGACCCCATGACGCACCGTACGGACACATGGACGGGCGATCGCTCCGACCAATACCAGAACGTCGATGAGACGGCCACCGGCATTAATGACGTGCATAGCGGTGCGCAGCAGTTGTCCACGGACGGCTCGCTGTACACCACCTGGTAG
- a CDS encoding arginine--tRNA ligase, with protein MYRTQKQALLSKIEQVLKDKYDITGANIATEQPPTIALGEIATPVAFELAKRLRKAPKMIAAELAAELSGMDGVAAIEVAGAGYLNIKLDRAAAAKRIANGEHADIGGKGLRLIEHTSINPNKAAHVGHLRNAILGDTFARLLKKDEYKSGYPVVVQNYIDNTGVQVADVVVALLHLEGKTPEQVDELIGGLIARGERVDYYMWDLYARVSQWYDSDPAQKEARKKLRLDTLHELEVGHNEVSRVADLVATAVLERHLETMERLGIEYDFLPRESEILHGHFWDAARALMIERGVLYEETAGKNKGCWVMRRPNADTMEAGATDEDAKVIVRSNGTVTYVGKDIAYHLWKFGLLPGRDFGYKVFREYETHPCWISTMDGEEKHPHFGQATAIYNVIDSRQNDPQANVVESLRAMGYIDAAEHYTHVNYAFVALTPRCAEELGYVLSDEDKQRPYIEVSGRKGFGVKADDLLDRLIAAARAEVDARHPEDAEELRRDAAEKIAIGALRYFMLKFTRNTLIAFDFREALSFEGETGPYVQYSAVRAANILRKSGVSHDDALAGLQGIDLAPYFTGDVGDSLWAMWLIASRVTTVIEQAIAAAEPAIVARYAFQLAQEFNNFYHRNHVLNETDESRKKLLLATAAVAYRELERVLGWLGIAVPVSM; from the coding sequence ATGTACCGCACACAGAAGCAGGCGCTGCTCAGCAAGATCGAGCAGGTGTTGAAGGATAAGTACGACATCACCGGCGCGAACATCGCGACGGAGCAGCCGCCGACCATTGCGCTTGGCGAGATTGCGACGCCCGTTGCGTTTGAACTGGCGAAGCGGCTGCGCAAGGCTCCGAAGATGATCGCGGCAGAGCTTGCTGCGGAACTCAGTGGCATGGACGGTGTAGCAGCCATCGAAGTCGCGGGCGCCGGCTACCTCAACATCAAGCTTGACCGTGCGGCAGCGGCGAAGCGTATCGCGAACGGGGAACACGCGGATATCGGCGGCAAGGGTCTGCGGCTCATTGAGCACACGAGCATCAATCCGAACAAGGCCGCACACGTGGGCCATCTCCGCAACGCTATCCTTGGCGACACCTTCGCACGCCTGTTGAAGAAGGACGAGTACAAGTCCGGCTATCCCGTCGTGGTGCAGAACTACATCGATAACACCGGCGTGCAGGTTGCCGATGTGGTGGTTGCGCTGCTGCATCTGGAAGGCAAGACGCCGGAGCAGGTCGATGAACTTATCGGCGGCCTGATCGCGCGCGGCGAGCGGGTCGATTACTACATGTGGGATCTGTATGCCCGCGTGTCGCAGTGGTATGACAGCGATCCGGCACAGAAGGAAGCGCGCAAGAAGCTTCGCCTCGACACGCTGCATGAGCTTGAAGTAGGGCACAACGAAGTCTCTCGCGTTGCCGATCTTGTTGCCACGGCGGTGCTCGAGCGCCACCTTGAGACGATGGAGCGGCTCGGCATCGAGTACGATTTCCTGCCGCGCGAAAGTGAGATTCTGCACGGCCACTTCTGGGATGCTGCACGCGCACTGATGATTGAGCGCGGTGTGTTGTACGAAGAGACTGCGGGTAAGAACAAGGGGTGCTGGGTCATGCGGCGTCCAAATGCCGACACCATGGAAGCGGGCGCGACTGACGAGGATGCGAAGGTCATTGTTCGATCCAACGGAACGGTGACGTATGTCGGGAAGGACATCGCCTATCACCTTTGGAAGTTCGGCCTGCTCCCGGGCCGGGATTTTGGCTACAAGGTCTTCCGCGAATACGAGACGCACCCCTGCTGGATCAGCACGATGGATGGCGAAGAGAAGCATCCGCACTTCGGCCAGGCGACGGCCATCTACAACGTCATCGACTCCCGGCAAAATGACCCGCAGGCAAACGTTGTAGAGTCGCTTCGCGCGATGGGCTACATCGACGCAGCGGAGCACTACACGCATGTGAACTACGCCTTCGTTGCGCTGACGCCTCGTTGCGCCGAAGAACTGGGCTACGTCCTATCCGATGAAGACAAGCAGCGGCCCTACATCGAAGTCAGTGGACGTAAGGGCTTCGGCGTAAAGGCCGACGACCTGTTGGATCGCCTGATCGCGGCCGCCCGGGCTGAGGTCGATGCACGGCATCCTGAAGACGCGGAAGAGCTGCGGCGGGACGCCGCGGAGAAGATCGCGATCGGTGCTCTGCGTTACTTCATGCTGAAGTTCACGCGCAATACGCTTATTGCTTTTGACTTCCGCGAGGCACTGTCGTTCGAAGGCGAGACTGGTCCGTATGTGCAGTACTCGGCGGTGCGTGCCGCGAATATTCTGCGCAAGTCCGGCGTGTCGCATGACGATGCACTTGCTGGTCTGCAGGGCATCGACCTGGCACCTTACTTCACCGGCGATGTGGGCGACAGTCTGTGGGCGATGTGGTTGATCGCATCGCGTGTAACAACCGTCATCGAACAGGCGATTGCAGCAGCAGAGCCTGCCATAGTTGCTCGCTATGCCTTCCAACTTGCGCAGGAGTTCAACAACTTCTACCACCGAAATCATGTGCTGAACGAGACCGATGAGTCGCGGAAGAAGCTGCTGCTGGCTACCGCGGCCGTGGCCTACCGTGAGTTAGAGCGCGTGTTGGGTTGGTTGGGAATTGCCGTTCCGGTTTCCATGTAG
- a CDS encoding type IV pilin protein, whose protein sequence is MESTQSGVTLVELVVVVSIIAILATAAVPVTRWQVKRAKERELRAALWEMRGAIDRYKDAAERGAFQTKVDSFNYPPDLSSLVDGVDVQEKKVRFLRRIPRDPMTNSTEWQLRAMQDDADSTSWGGQNVFDVHSKSQGTALDGTKYSEW, encoded by the coding sequence ATGGAAAGCACCCAGTCTGGTGTCACCCTCGTTGAGCTGGTCGTAGTGGTGAGCATCATCGCCATCCTTGCGACAGCGGCAGTGCCCGTCACACGCTGGCAGGTGAAGCGGGCTAAGGAGCGCGAATTGCGTGCCGCACTTTGGGAGATGCGCGGCGCCATCGACCGTTACAAGGACGCGGCAGAACGCGGCGCCTTTCAGACCAAGGTGGACAGCTTTAACTACCCGCCGGACCTGAGCTCGCTTGTGGACGGCGTGGATGTGCAGGAGAAGAAAGTGCGCTTCCTCCGCCGCATCCCGCGTGACCCCATGACCAACAGCACAGAGTGGCAGCTGCGTGCCATGCAGGATGATGCAGACAGTACGAGTTGGGGTGGTCAAAACGTCTTTGACGTTCATTCCAAAAGCCAGGGCACCGCGCTGGATGGCACGAAGTACTCGGAATGGTAG
- a CDS encoding AI-2E family transporter, giving the protein MNGERTTPERTNDARISMAATPVSSRSGDHLRTAGGALMGWWRATTLDALCVGAMWFVGLYFIHVPWAPLWAIVGAVCQFVPGIGMAISVCGPAVAAALASTDSDFDKLWWTLGLYAFIAIVDGLIVQPMLLKRTALVPWWAAMLGPIVGGILLPPWGALIAPPVLAVIFAFRRKR; this is encoded by the coding sequence ATGAATGGCGAGCGTACGACGCCCGAACGCACAAACGACGCGCGGATTTCCATGGCAGCAACGCCAGTTTCGTCACGCAGCGGCGATCACCTGCGCACGGCAGGTGGCGCTCTGATGGGTTGGTGGCGCGCCACAACGCTCGATGCACTGTGCGTCGGCGCGATGTGGTTTGTGGGGCTCTACTTTATCCATGTGCCGTGGGCGCCACTGTGGGCCATCGTAGGCGCCGTTTGCCAGTTCGTGCCGGGCATCGGCATGGCGATCAGCGTCTGTGGCCCTGCCGTCGCGGCGGCGCTGGCATCTACCGATTCGGACTTCGACAAGCTATGGTGGACTCTCGGCCTCTACGCCTTCATTGCCATCGTTGACGGACTCATCGTGCAGCCCATGCTGCTGAAACGGACGGCGCTGGTGCCGTGGTGGGCTGCCATGCTTGGCCCGATCGTCGGTGGTATCCTGCTGCCGCCATGGGGTGCATTAATCGCGCCGCCAGTGCTGGCGGTGATCTTCGCGTTTCGCAGGAAGCGCTGA
- a CDS encoding response regulator yields MGKSAGCMTLSDSTILVVDDEPVLRLTFSLVLQQTGATVHVAEHGLDALLVLERERIDVILSDKQMPHMDGLTLIQTLRERGITAPVVFFVNGVASENPAEMERLGVTEMITKPLHPAELVKVLTRVVANIPSDTQAA; encoded by the coding sequence ATGGGTAAGAGCGCTGGCTGCATGACGCTCTCCGACTCCACCATCCTCGTCGTCGATGATGAGCCCGTCCTGCGGCTGACCTTCTCCCTTGTGTTGCAGCAAACGGGCGCGACCGTGCACGTCGCGGAACACGGCCTGGACGCCCTCCTGGTGCTGGAGCGAGAGCGCATCGACGTGATCCTGAGCGATAAGCAGATGCCCCATATGGACGGCCTGACACTGATCCAGACCCTGCGTGAGCGAGGTATCACCGCTCCCGTGGTCTTTTTCGTGAACGGCGTTGCATCGGAGAATCCCGCGGAGATGGAACGCCTCGGCGTCACAGAGATGATCACCAAACCGCTGCACCCCGCCGAACTGGTGAAAGTGCTGACCCGGGTGGTCGCAAACATCCCCTCAGACACACAAGCTGCATAA